A window of the Arthrobacter sp. Marseille-P9274 genome harbors these coding sequences:
- a CDS encoding FAD-binding oxidoreductase, translating to MSSTTETSTLPTPPGVSEAELEKALTAFATAIGADKVATDAESLEDFQDPFQVPGTATNVPSAVVSPTSVEDVQAVVRIANEFKVPLWPIGRGKNNGYGGAAPQVRGSVMVSFREMTGVEINEELGYAMVEPGVSWYDLHDAIQAGGHDLVASIVDIGWGGVVSNTLEHGLTYMPYSIDQASHCGFEVVLPDGDLLRTGSGAMDNNPTWPLYKRGLGPTSTEMFMQSNYGIVTKMGYWLMPKPEIYMPLWLRLWDDSQLPAVVDALRELMLAGTIDMRPQLSNTLCIASMLSTRAEWYDGDGPMPEEVIEKIAKELGVGRWMMRFALYGDEAVVDHNFAKLQARFLQIPGVDISGEKHGADAWETLPNPHERVQIGVPSQDLYKMAGWSGGEEGGHVDFSPVIPLTSHHAQAAQKLMSEMCAEAGLDFLGGMLPINARATTFINVIPFDTKNPEQVDKAYAVAKRMVAEAGRRGYGEYRAHLSFMDLAADQFGFNDHAQRRFNETIKDTLDPNGIIAPGKSGIWGSRLRQAGYPQA from the coding sequence ATGAGCAGCACCACCGAAACGTCGACGCTTCCGACCCCACCGGGGGTCTCTGAAGCCGAACTCGAAAAGGCGCTCACCGCGTTCGCCACGGCGATCGGCGCGGACAAAGTAGCAACCGACGCCGAGTCGCTGGAGGACTTCCAGGATCCCTTCCAGGTTCCGGGCACCGCCACCAACGTTCCGTCCGCCGTCGTCAGCCCGACGAGCGTCGAGGACGTTCAGGCCGTCGTGCGGATCGCCAATGAGTTCAAAGTTCCGTTATGGCCCATCGGCCGTGGCAAGAACAACGGCTACGGCGGTGCCGCACCTCAGGTGCGAGGCTCCGTGATGGTCTCGTTCCGGGAGATGACCGGCGTTGAGATCAATGAGGAACTCGGCTACGCGATGGTCGAGCCCGGCGTGAGCTGGTATGACCTGCATGACGCGATCCAGGCCGGCGGCCACGACCTCGTCGCCTCCATCGTCGACATCGGATGGGGAGGCGTTGTCTCAAACACCCTTGAGCACGGACTCACCTACATGCCCTACTCGATCGACCAGGCCTCGCATTGCGGTTTCGAGGTCGTGCTGCCGGACGGTGACCTCCTGCGCACCGGGTCGGGCGCAATGGACAATAACCCGACCTGGCCGCTGTACAAGCGCGGCCTTGGCCCGACCTCGACCGAAATGTTCATGCAGTCGAACTACGGCATCGTCACGAAGATGGGCTACTGGCTCATGCCGAAGCCCGAAATCTACATGCCGCTCTGGCTACGCCTGTGGGACGACTCGCAGCTTCCCGCCGTCGTCGACGCGCTGCGCGAGCTCATGCTTGCCGGCACCATCGATATGCGCCCGCAGCTGTCGAATACGCTGTGCATCGCCTCGATGCTCTCGACCCGCGCCGAATGGTACGACGGCGACGGTCCGATGCCCGAGGAGGTCATCGAGAAGATCGCCAAGGAGCTCGGCGTTGGCCGTTGGATGATGCGGTTTGCACTGTACGGCGACGAGGCGGTCGTGGACCACAACTTTGCCAAGCTCCAGGCGCGTTTCCTGCAGATCCCGGGTGTCGACATCTCCGGCGAGAAGCACGGCGCCGATGCGTGGGAGACGCTGCCGAATCCGCACGAGCGGGTGCAGATCGGTGTGCCGAGCCAGGATCTGTACAAGATGGCAGGCTGGTCCGGCGGAGAGGAAGGCGGCCACGTCGACTTCTCGCCGGTGATCCCGCTGACGTCCCACCACGCGCAGGCCGCCCAGAAGCTGATGTCTGAAATGTGCGCCGAGGCCGGGCTGGACTTCCTCGGTGGCATGCTGCCGATCAACGCGCGCGCAACCACGTTCATCAACGTGATTCCGTTCGACACGAAGAACCCGGAGCAGGTCGATAAGGCGTACGCGGTGGCCAAGCGCATGGTGGCCGAGGCCGGCCGGCGCGGTTACGGCGAATACCGCGCCCACCTGTCGTTCATGGACCTCGCGGCCGATCAGTTCGGCTTCAACGATCACGCACAGCGTCGCTTCAACGAGACCATTAAGGACACGCTGGACCCGAACGGGATCATCGCTCCCGGCAAGTCCGGTATCTGGGGCAGCCGCCTCCGGCAGGCCGGCTACCCGCAGGCCTGA
- a CDS encoding NADH:flavin oxidoreductase has product MSPEATTVAEVLSSPWKIDGLTIKNRFVLSPMAVLQPTKDGHPSDQTIAFLTTRARGGAGLLIIGGGVATERGNQEAPFQPLMRFDRDDFIPGLKRMVDAVHAHDVPIFAQIFPSFGAMGVPGEGRPTLAASPKPVHMGPPRLPHGFYIPGGRTNPTPAEITTEEILKVQNQTVAAVRRAKAAGFDGIELGAHMRYLYSSFLSPRTNWRTDEYGGSAENRARILTDTVRAIRAEVGTDYPVGLRMSVNDHLPDGQGPEGFAETAAIIAKEGLGYIALTDGNYESMDDNLPSSSGSMMEHAEPQAFRAALPNTPLLLSSTYDPQQSADAIANGHGDGIMLARQLLADPEFPNKVLQGRLNEIVWCDHENSCLRRLILNVPVRCHKNPAVGREAVLAGAKEPISVKLKRPAEAALIAAAGSPLLMGIADKLASAKSKPAEH; this is encoded by the coding sequence ATGTCCCCAGAAGCCACCACCGTTGCCGAGGTTCTCTCGAGCCCCTGGAAGATCGACGGCCTCACCATCAAGAACCGCTTCGTGCTCAGCCCGATGGCCGTGCTGCAGCCCACGAAGGACGGCCACCCGAGCGACCAGACCATCGCCTTCCTCACCACTCGTGCCCGCGGCGGTGCGGGATTGCTGATCATCGGCGGCGGCGTCGCCACCGAGCGAGGGAACCAAGAGGCACCTTTCCAGCCGCTGATGCGGTTCGACCGGGACGACTTCATCCCGGGGCTCAAGCGCATGGTCGATGCCGTGCACGCGCACGACGTGCCGATCTTTGCCCAGATCTTTCCGAGTTTCGGGGCCATGGGCGTGCCGGGTGAAGGACGGCCCACGCTGGCGGCGAGCCCGAAACCTGTCCACATGGGCCCGCCCCGCCTCCCCCACGGGTTCTACATCCCTGGCGGGCGCACGAACCCGACTCCGGCCGAGATCACCACTGAAGAAATACTGAAGGTCCAGAACCAGACGGTCGCCGCTGTCCGGCGTGCGAAGGCGGCCGGCTTCGATGGCATCGAGCTCGGCGCCCACATGCGCTACCTCTACTCCTCCTTCCTCTCGCCGCGGACCAACTGGCGAACCGACGAATACGGCGGCAGCGCCGAGAACCGCGCCCGCATCCTGACGGACACCGTCCGCGCGATCCGGGCCGAGGTGGGCACCGATTACCCGGTGGGTCTCCGGATGAGCGTGAACGACCATCTGCCGGACGGGCAGGGCCCCGAGGGGTTTGCGGAGACCGCGGCGATCATTGCGAAGGAGGGCCTAGGGTACATCGCACTCACCGACGGGAATTACGAGTCGATGGACGACAACCTTCCCTCGTCGTCGGGGTCCATGATGGAGCACGCTGAGCCCCAAGCGTTCCGTGCCGCGCTGCCGAATACCCCGTTGCTGCTGAGCAGCACCTACGATCCGCAGCAGAGTGCCGATGCGATTGCCAACGGCCACGGCGACGGCATCATGCTCGCCCGGCAACTGTTGGCGGATCCGGAGTTCCCCAACAAGGTGCTCCAGGGGCGGCTCAACGAGATCGTCTGGTGCGACCACGAGAACTCCTGTCTGCGCCGGTTGATCCTCAACGTGCCCGTTCGCTGCCACAAGAACCCGGCCGTGGGTCGCGAAGCGGTTCTAGCCGGGGCCAAGGAACCCATCTCCGTCAAGCTCAAGCGCCCGGCAGAGGCCGCACTGATCGCCGCGGCCGGATCGCCCCTCCTCATGGGCATCGCGGATAAGTTGGCGAGCGCAAAGTCGAAGCCGGCCGAGCACTAA
- a CDS encoding SDR family NAD(P)-dependent oxidoreductase — protein sequence MAAGRLEGKVVLLTGIGGGMGRVTARLFAAEGAVVVGSDLNPDSAAETVRLVEADGGSIESSAPVDLSDRADIDRWVADTVVSHGRIDVLYNNASLPRFAPFAQMSADDYRFTLQNELDLVWHACQAAWPHLEASSGAIVNIGSGAGIQGARALPQSAHAAAKGAVMALTRQLAAEGIAAGIRVNSVSPGVMATPPVLAMFDEFGEDAPVSPIIERTIDGKPGDPLAVAYAGLYLSSDEAKWVTGTNLVVDGGASATM from the coding sequence ATGGCTGCTGGCCGTCTGGAAGGAAAAGTCGTCCTGCTGACAGGTATCGGAGGTGGGATGGGCCGTGTCACCGCCCGGCTGTTCGCGGCCGAGGGCGCGGTGGTGGTCGGGAGCGACCTCAATCCTGACAGTGCGGCTGAGACGGTCCGTTTGGTCGAAGCCGACGGCGGATCGATCGAGTCAAGCGCTCCGGTGGATCTGAGCGACCGGGCCGACATCGACCGCTGGGTTGCCGACACAGTGGTAAGCCACGGCCGGATCGACGTTCTTTACAACAACGCCAGCCTGCCGCGATTCGCGCCGTTTGCCCAGATGAGCGCTGATGACTACCGGTTCACTCTCCAGAACGAGCTGGACCTGGTGTGGCATGCCTGCCAGGCAGCCTGGCCGCATTTAGAAGCCTCGAGCGGAGCGATCGTGAATATCGGCTCAGGGGCCGGAATCCAAGGGGCACGCGCCTTGCCGCAATCGGCTCATGCCGCCGCCAAGGGAGCAGTGATGGCCCTCACCCGGCAGTTGGCAGCTGAGGGTATAGCGGCGGGCATTCGAGTCAATAGTGTGAGCCCTGGCGTCATGGCCACCCCACCCGTGCTGGCGATGTTCGATGAGTTCGGGGAGGATGCGCCGGTCTCGCCGATTATCGAACGGACAATTGACGGCAAGCCCGGAGATCCGCTGGCCGTCGCCTATGCCGGCCTCTACCTTTCCTCCGACGAGGCCAAGTGGGTCACGGGGACCAACCTCGTGGTCGACGGCGGAGCCAGTGCGACGATGTAG
- a CDS encoding acetyl-CoA C-acyltransferase, which translates to MIPALAPHDAVVVAYRRTPIGRARKGSLASERPEDLALAAVAGALTATPQLDPTELADAYVGCAVPEGAQGDNIGRRVMIMAGMDHLPAATVNRFCASSLQATAMAAQAVRAGDGEAFLVAGVESTSSTPPVTTSPYPGFAAAGHRANELFDSGAEWSDPRNRGELPDIYIDMGKTAEFVARSTGTTRRDQDEWALESQVRAARAIEAGYFAREIVPVTAADGRVVTTDDGPRPTTTMDGLSGLQPVFHASGTVTAGNASPLNDGASALIVMSAGRAKELGITPLARILGTTASGLSPEIMGLGPVEASQRLMARLGVSIDDIDVVELNEAFAAQVVPVVRQLKADPAKVNPFGGAIALGHPFGATGARLVGTLINGLQAKDATLGLATLCVGGGQGMAMAIERLS; encoded by the coding sequence GTGATCCCCGCACTAGCTCCCCACGACGCCGTCGTCGTCGCCTACCGCAGAACGCCCATCGGACGTGCCCGCAAAGGCTCCTTGGCAAGCGAACGGCCCGAGGACCTTGCGCTGGCGGCCGTCGCCGGAGCCCTTACTGCAACACCGCAACTCGACCCTACCGAGTTGGCCGACGCGTACGTGGGCTGCGCGGTTCCCGAAGGGGCGCAGGGCGACAACATCGGGCGGCGGGTCATGATCATGGCGGGGATGGACCACCTCCCGGCGGCCACCGTCAACCGCTTCTGCGCCTCATCCCTGCAGGCGACGGCGATGGCGGCACAGGCTGTGCGCGCCGGGGACGGCGAGGCATTTTTGGTCGCCGGTGTGGAGTCCACGTCCTCGACGCCGCCGGTGACGACTTCCCCCTATCCGGGTTTTGCGGCTGCGGGTCACCGCGCGAACGAACTCTTCGATTCCGGAGCCGAATGGTCGGACCCGCGAAACCGCGGCGAGCTGCCGGACATCTACATCGACATGGGCAAAACCGCCGAGTTTGTTGCGCGTTCCACGGGCACCACTCGGCGGGACCAGGATGAATGGGCGCTCGAGTCGCAAGTCCGGGCCGCGCGAGCCATCGAGGCCGGATACTTTGCCCGGGAAATCGTGCCGGTCACCGCTGCGGATGGCAGGGTGGTGACGACCGATGACGGCCCGCGCCCCACAACCACCATGGACGGGCTGTCCGGGCTTCAGCCGGTTTTTCACGCCTCGGGTACCGTCACCGCAGGCAATGCCAGCCCGCTCAATGACGGGGCCTCCGCCCTCATCGTCATGAGTGCCGGCCGGGCCAAGGAATTGGGGATCACCCCGCTGGCCCGCATTCTGGGGACCACGGCCAGCGGGCTTTCCCCGGAGATCATGGGGCTGGGTCCGGTGGAGGCCTCGCAGCGGCTCATGGCCCGACTGGGGGTGTCGATTGACGACATCGACGTCGTGGAATTGAATGAGGCATTCGCCGCCCAGGTTGTGCCCGTTGTCCGTCAGCTCAAGGCTGACCCTGCGAAGGTGAACCCGTTCGGCGGGGCGATCGCACTCGGCCACCCCTTTGGCGCCACCGGGGCCCGGCTTGTCGGTACGCTGATCAATGGCTTGCAGGCCAAGGACGCCACGCTGGGACTGGCCACGCTCTGTGTCGGCGGGGGCCAAGGCATGGCCATGGCCATCGAGCGCCTGTCATGA
- a CDS encoding TetR/AcrR family transcriptional regulator, translating into MAVRSEQSHKAILEATMTLLDESGPDALTVQKLSIERIAREAGVSKTTIYRWWPSKAAVVIDTFLQNHVARTPIRDDVPALEALREHLASLAVIYAGPEGRLISQLVAEAQYDAATMEEFKERFWLPRTRAVTAMVRRAMEEGAIRSDLEPMLVTELLYSPVYFRLLFQSGPLNADAANAIMQSALEGFAKQH; encoded by the coding sequence ATGGCGGTCAGAAGCGAACAAAGTCATAAGGCAATTCTCGAGGCCACCATGACGCTGCTCGACGAGTCGGGCCCGGATGCCTTAACTGTCCAGAAGCTCTCCATCGAGCGGATCGCCCGCGAAGCAGGCGTCAGCAAGACGACGATCTATCGTTGGTGGCCGAGCAAGGCTGCGGTAGTTATTGACACCTTTCTGCAAAACCACGTCGCACGTACTCCAATTCGTGATGACGTGCCTGCCCTTGAAGCCTTGCGGGAGCACCTGGCCTCGCTCGCCGTGATTTATGCGGGTCCGGAGGGGCGGCTCATTTCCCAGCTCGTCGCCGAAGCGCAGTATGACGCGGCGACGATGGAAGAATTCAAGGAACGTTTCTGGCTTCCCCGTACACGTGCCGTGACGGCGATGGTGCGTAGGGCGATGGAGGAAGGGGCGATCCGTTCAGACCTGGAGCCGATGCTGGTGACGGAACTGCTCTACTCCCCGGTGTACTTCCGGCTTCTCTTCCAGTCCGGTCCCCTAAACGCGGATGCAGCCAATGCCATCATGCAGTCCGCTCTCGAGGGGTTCGCGAAACAGCACTAA
- a CDS encoding hotdog domain-containing protein, whose amino-acid sequence MSTTMTIDDPARSMLAADRSLERLGVTVEGASAGCSVAVLEVEPQMANGHGIAHGGFVFSVADTAFAMAANTLGPSIATADASITYLSPAHVGERLVAEAEVTFNESRRVIVDVIVRAGDRTVAIYRGTGRALRAPAG is encoded by the coding sequence ATGAGCACGACGATGACGATTGACGATCCGGCGCGCTCCATGCTGGCGGCCGACCGGAGCCTGGAGCGGCTGGGCGTCACGGTGGAAGGCGCCAGCGCAGGCTGCTCGGTCGCAGTTCTCGAGGTCGAACCGCAGATGGCCAATGGGCATGGCATTGCCCATGGGGGCTTCGTTTTCAGTGTTGCCGATACTGCCTTTGCGATGGCAGCGAACACGCTGGGCCCCAGCATCGCGACGGCGGACGCATCCATCACGTACCTGTCTCCTGCGCACGTCGGCGAGCGGTTGGTTGCCGAGGCCGAGGTTACGTTCAATGAATCGCGGCGGGTCATCGTGGACGTCATCGTCCGTGCCGGTGACCGCACGGTGGCCATCTACCGCGGAACCGGTCGCGCACTCCGGGCACCTGCCGGTTAG
- a CDS encoding IS3 family transposase, producing MYSSSSPSEAQRNEAVALFMAGHASWSVAQSKARGLSEQPGAGTLRGEQRQPKTPRPSPTALPQHRKEFAASLEGSAYGHRRIHHKLVKAGCQIAKKTVLKLMREMGLVCLSAGAGVTTPSSEPKPSQPRI from the coding sequence ATGTATTCGAGCAGTTCTCCATCAGAGGCCCAGCGCAATGAAGCGGTAGCGTTGTTTATGGCCGGCCATGCATCGTGGTCCGTCGCGCAATCAAAAGCCCGAGGACTATCTGAACAACCCGGAGCCGGGACGCTGCGCGGTGAGCAGCGCCAGCCCAAGACGCCGCGGCCGTCTCCTACGGCTCTGCCCCAGCACCGCAAAGAGTTCGCAGCATCTCTGGAAGGCTCCGCGTATGGTCACCGCCGCATCCACCATAAACTCGTGAAAGCCGGTTGCCAGATCGCGAAGAAGACCGTGTTGAAGCTAATGCGCGAGATGGGGCTTGTCTGCCTGTCCGCCGGCGCCGGCGTTACAACTCCTTCAAGTGAGCCCAAGCCCTCGCAGCCTAGGATTTAA
- a CDS encoding dihydrodipicolinate synthase family protein, with protein MVDYTRTEARAWAKEKFAGTIAVTHPSYTPDFSGINENAIRHDVLKLKELGFAGTLLVAEVNVTVEEYARIAAVAREAAGPDFGLFFHAIFNTLEENIRAAKLAEAAGVDRALLAYPASFWPTSHDQVFDYTKAFCDETGLATMLFPLPAWGFERIHPAGMDVAFVRRVLDAIPNIVAIKAEQAYPGIPGVMEMYHHFRDEVLISCPIEAETIPLMSVLDFQFSGTSNTNWMSDYYPRAFELARTGQWEEAMKLYWQVHPARQANGAVSSTSTPGTNMINRTQWKYQEWLAGFNGGALRAPSPKLPDRFMKQLRASLVASGLPVTDSPDEEFVRGRVSA; from the coding sequence ATGGTGGACTACACCAGGACTGAGGCCCGCGCCTGGGCGAAGGAAAAGTTCGCAGGCACGATCGCGGTCACCCACCCTTCATACACGCCGGATTTCTCGGGGATCAACGAGAACGCGATCCGCCACGACGTGCTCAAGCTGAAGGAACTCGGCTTTGCCGGCACGCTTCTGGTTGCCGAAGTGAATGTCACGGTGGAGGAGTATGCCAGGATTGCCGCTGTGGCACGCGAAGCCGCCGGACCCGATTTTGGCCTGTTCTTCCACGCCATTTTCAACACGTTGGAAGAAAACATCCGGGCCGCCAAGCTCGCCGAAGCCGCCGGCGTCGACCGTGCGCTGCTGGCCTACCCCGCGTCCTTCTGGCCGACGTCCCACGACCAGGTGTTCGACTACACCAAGGCCTTCTGCGACGAGACCGGGTTGGCCACCATGCTGTTCCCGCTTCCCGCCTGGGGCTTCGAGCGGATCCATCCGGCAGGCATGGACGTGGCCTTCGTTCGGCGCGTCCTCGATGCCATCCCGAACATCGTTGCGATCAAGGCGGAGCAGGCCTACCCCGGCATCCCCGGCGTGATGGAGATGTACCACCACTTCCGCGACGAGGTGCTGATTTCTTGCCCGATCGAGGCCGAGACCATCCCCTTGATGTCCGTTCTGGACTTCCAATTCTCGGGCACGAGCAACACGAACTGGATGAGTGACTACTACCCGCGGGCCTTCGAACTGGCGCGGACCGGTCAGTGGGAGGAAGCGATGAAGCTGTACTGGCAGGTCCATCCCGCCCGTCAGGCTAACGGCGCCGTGTCCTCAACCTCCACACCGGGGACAAACATGATCAACCGCACCCAGTGGAAGTACCAGGAGTGGCTCGCCGGCTTCAACGGCGGAGCCCTCCGCGCGCCCTCCCCGAAGCTGCCCGACCGTTTCATGAAGCAGCTCCGGGCGTCGCTGGTGGCCTCCGGCCTGCCGGTCACGGACTCCCCGGATGAAGAATTCGTGCGGGGCCGCGTCTCGGCCTGA